The following nucleotide sequence is from Psychroflexus torquis ATCC 700755.
TTCAGCATATATTTTTAACGGAGAAGGGCTTTCAGACTCAAATAATCCAGACTTTACATTTAAAAGAGGAGGTACGTATACTTTTAACGTAACTGTTCCAGGTCACCCTTTCTATATAAATTCAGTAAGAGGAACAGGGACAGCTAACACATATAATTCAGGTGTTACAAATAATGGTGCCGTATCTGGAACAATCACATTTACTGTTCCTACAGATGCACCAGATACGTTGTATTACAATTGTGAATTTCACAGCTCTATGACTGGAATGATTACTATTATAGATTAATTGATCGTTGATTAAAATAACAGTGTTTAAAAAAGGGGGATGGCTACACCATCCCCCTTTTTATATTGAAGAATTCAATTATAAATCTAGCAGAAAAAACCCTCACTCTTGTTTGGTAAAAATTCAAATGCTCTGTATCCTTAAAAACAAATTGTGACAATCCAAATGATAGTATCACCGCACTTATAACACCGATAAATGAGTTCTGATCTATTAGAACAAGACCACTTTCATTAAAAGGAAGAATACCAGGCCATTGCTCATCTTAAGAATTGCTATTTAAAGAACTTAAAATTAGTAAGGATATAAAGAGATGCCTCATCGTTCTGTTTTGATAAAACAACACCTAACTTTTTTAGTATGCTACTATTAATTACGGCATTTATGTGTAAGATTAGTCGGATGATTAAATAACTAAATTAGTGAAAAATGAAATGAACGAGAGGAAGTTCCAATGGACTTTTCATAAGTAAGCTAAAAACAGGCAATTAAGTTTACACGTTTTAAAGGTATCCATCCCACCAACTACATATAGCAAGTCAAACTGATTATGTTTATCAGGTAATTCCGGGTAAAAAACTTCTCTTATGTATTCTGTAGTTTTTTGTAATTCTGGGGATACAAATCTTTAATATTCTTGTGGTTGATGGACATAATATTTTCCAAAGTGTACTTTAACCACTGATAAGGGTTCACCTCGTGTTTTTTACAGATTGCAAAGAAGGAATACATAATTGCCCCTCGTTGTGCCGCATCGTGAGAGCCTGCAAAGAGATAGTTCTTACGTCCCAAAGCTAATTTTCTTATAGCATTTTCAGTGAGATTATTATCTATCTCGAGAACCCCATCATATAAATAGGCACTGAGCTGGTCCCACCGGTTCAGGCTGTAACTCATAGCTTTACCTATTGTGCTTTTTGGCAGGATATGGTGATCCTTTAGCTGGTTTACCATCCATTTTCCAAATTCATCAATGATCCCCAAGGACTCGTCCAGCCGAAGCTTTTTTCGCTCTTTTGGATTTAAATTATTCTCCCGTGCCTTAGCCTCGACTTTGTAGAGCTTCTGGATAAAAGTAAGCGCTATCTCTGCCTTTAGTTTATCATTGTCCCGGGCTTTATCAAATTCCCTTCGGGCATGAGCCCAGCAATTAAGGTGAGTAACCCCTTCGCGTTTTCCAATTTTATCATAAACAGAATACCCATCACTTTGCAGGTAGCCCTTAAATCCTGATAATACATGCGCTGCAGCCTGGGCGCTGCGCCCCGACTGATAATCAAAAAGCACCGTTTTATCTATAGGACAATGGTACACCCAGTAGTATCCCTGATGGGTGGTGCCTTTCTTTTTCTTATCGATGACTTTGATGGGGGACTCATCGGCCTGGAGATACCCCTTTGACCGAATATCTTCCAGCAAATGCTGATAAAGAATATCCAATATTTTAAGGCTTTGCCTGGTCCAGCCTTCCAAAGTGGAAGAGGCAATAGGAATATCAGCTCTTTTAAAACGCTGAAGCTGGCGGTAAAGAGGGAGATGGTCTTCATACTTATCGACCAGAATGGAAGCTAAAAGCCCGGCTCCCGGTATTCCTTTTTCAATAACTCGCTCTGGAAGCGCTCCTATTACAACTCCTTCTTTATTCCGAGGAGCGTATTTATAGCGGATGTAGCGTTTGATGTAATATTTGGAAGGCTCATATTCTAATTCCTCGGTGATTTCTTCTCCAATACAGACCATATCGCTTAAATCGCCCTCAGGGTAGATCTTGATTTCTTCCACGGGAAGATGCTGCGGAAGCGGTACTCGACCTTTATGAGCAGATTTCCTTTTTCGGCGCTCATAGGTAAGCTTTTCCTTTACTTCTTCTTCCTGCCTTTGTGCTATTTCTGGCTCCATCTCAAAGGGAAGGCTCATTTGATCCTTATCACCCTCGAAGCGTTCTCTTTTCTGTCCGTGAACAATCCGTTTGTACTGAGCCAGTTGAAACTCCAAATCCAAGATCTTATAGTGTGCCTTTTCAACATCCTTTCCCTTCTTCTGAAGTAGGCTCAAAAGTTGGTCTTTAGTAAGGTTTTCCAGGGCATTTTGCATAGGATAAATATACAAAAACCGATACTTTGAACCTAGCGTTAACCCCTGTTTTTACTGATAAAATACGATTATTTCCTAGTGTGAATAGCGCAGTTTCTGAACACTTTTTTTAACCGTAATACCCTCGATCATCAGCACCAGTTGCGGCCAGCTGAAACTAGTCTGGCCTTCCCTTATTGCAGGTGGAGTGAAGCTTCCCCGCTCCAGGCGTTTATAGTATAAAACAAAGCCGCCCCGTTCCCAATGAAGGAGCTTCAGATGGGTGCGATTCCGGTTAAGAAAAACGAACACATCGCCACTTGTGGGCTCCCTATTCAGTTCATTTCTTACCAGTCCGCTTAGGCCATGGAAGGATTTACGCATATCACAGGGCTTGAGGTAAAAGTGATAACAATGGGAAGAACCTAGCGAGAACATTAGTAAAGTTTTACTAACCTTGCAATTAATGCCAGATCCGGTGAACTCATTTGAAGCTTGACCCCATTGGGGTAAATAAATTCCATGGCACTGGCTGAAGATTTCAATCCAGTGTCTACTTCCACAAAACCGCCCGGGTGATCTTCCTCTTTCTTTTTGCGTATCCAGTAACTAAAAGTAGAAGGGCTGATCCCTCTTTCTTTGCTAAAGGCTTTTGACGAAAGGCCACTACTTTGATATTCCGTTACCAATTTGTACATTTCTTCGTGTTTGCTCATAATAAATATTATTTTAGAGCAAAGCTATCGAGAGAAAGTCAGGTGGTCAATATGTGGTTGGTGGGGTGGATACTTTTAAAGCACAGTTTTTATTCCATTCTTAGTATTTCCAGTAGTCTATTTAGTTGATGATCTTCTTTCAAGAATATCTGATCCAAGTTCCTTTCTATTTTAATATCAGGTGCTGTACCAATTCCATCTAATATTTTACCGTTTTTTTGAAAAGAAACCATTGTGCTTATTTTCCCGCGTAATTCTGAATTTGGTAGTTCAAATCGCTGGCTGTTTCCACTCGAACCGTCAGTGTTCACTCCAACTATTTTTATGTTTGGTAATCCCTTAAATGTTGAAACAAGAATAGAAGCAGCGCTAAAACTTCTTTCATTGGTTAAGATACAAATAGGCTTATCATAATGATACTTGTCTTTTGTGATTTTCTGACCATTGAAAATATAATAATAATATTCGCTAAACTTATCATTATCCAAGTTATACATTGGCTCAAAAGAAGTCATAAATTTATCCACTGTATTTTGTTCTCGCCTATCCAACTCATCTCTCGAAAATAAGAAGCGATTATGCAACTCTTTCTTTAATTCATCATTCAACGGTAGTTTGCCGCGTTGCCTTGTGGCGTTAACGACATACACGGAATTTGGATCGACAAAATACCCCGCTAATTCTTGAATTAAATCACGTGTTCCACCACCATTATCTCGTACATCTATAATTAAGGCATCAGTTTCTTTTGCCTTTATCATAAAATCATTGAGATACTCAAAAAATACTGGGCTATCGTCTATGCTCAACATATCTACAATCTGGATATATCCGATGTTATCTTTTATCGTAAAAAATTGTTGGATAATCTCTATGTCATTTAACTGCTCTTCTCGCAAAAAGAAATTTTTCTTATGAAATCGCTCATCCCATAAATAAGCCTTGTTCTCATCTGATACTAATTTGATATCCACGACTTTCTCGATTCCGTTTTCATTTGTAAGCGTTACTGGAAGCGTATTAGGCAAGTTGAAGTTGATATTTAGAATGCTAAAAACGGTCTCTATATCTCTCAGATCTCTAATTGCAAGAAGAGAATACGAACTTTTTGGGGCGAGCTGTTCGCTAGGAATAATTTTTGGCAATATCTGGTCTAGTGGTATATTATTTATAGATTTTAGGTACGGAAATTCTGAATTCCAAAAAGCGTATTCTTTATTCGCCTTATCATATTCGAGTACTAATACTTTGCCTTTAAATGGTGCAAATGATAAGGGAAAATAGAGTGTTTCTGGTAAATCATAACCTTTTATATAAGAATGCCTATCGCCAATTTTTCCAATAGTTTTGGATAAGAACAACCCAAAACCAGATTTGGTGATTTTTGTTCCATCTAATTGGTCTAAATAGTTGTCAAAATCCTTTCGGTAATCAAATCCGTTTAATCCTTGATATGAAGATTGGTTTTTAAGAATACCGTCAAGAATTTTCAAGTCGTTTTCAATTTCGCTTTTCGTTAGATAATCAGTATCCTTTTGTGCATTGCAAAAAAGTGTGAAAATTGATAATAAAATGACTGTGAAAATTTTCATTGCCTATGTTTTTAAATGTTCATTAAAGCATACAGGTTGTTGCCTACTTTTGGTGAATGATTAAGCAACTAATTTAGCAAACAAATCACAGATAGAAAATTCCAACGGAATTTTCCGGAGGTACACTGACCAAAGTGATTAAGTATACACTGAATTTCCATTTCGTTGTGTTTCAGTGTCATAATTATTCGCCTTAATTCTTTTATTTCAGCATTTGAATGAATTCGGTCAGTGAATTATTCCGCTATATTTTTAAATTCCGATTGAGTGAGGATTATACGACCGGCTGAATTACTCACATAATTAAGTTATATACGTTCGCTTAAATCCAATTTTAAAAGAGGGTTTTTAGTATAATTATCGCGCAAATTTCTTATCAGTGTAAATGGTATAGGACAGAAGACCGCTTTATTTTTAATCGTGGTTGCTAGGGTTTTTAAGTTTGGAACAGCCTCACAGGTATGCAGCTATATCAGCATCAAACCAACGGCCAGAAAGTCTGAGAGCAGTGTTAGAGTTAGGGCAAGAATCAGTATGGTGGTTAATAAAAAGCTGCGTCATATGCTGTTTTTATATTCTCTTAGGGCCTGTAAGCACAACAAAGCGTATCGGGAAATTATCAGAATATAGTAGGCAAAAGTTAGAAGCTAGCCTTAATTGCCATAGCCAACAAGCTACTCAAACAGTGTTTTACTATTACAAAAACAGCCAGGCCATATGATGAAAGTTACGTTTCTGTGTTGTCTAAATAAATAAAGAAAAATCAATTAAAAAGCTTGAAAAATCAGTCTTATGAAGTCTAAACTACTAATGTTCCATATTAAAGTAGAAAAGAGTTGTTTTTACCTCAGTTCTGTGTTGTGCTTAATATTTTTAGTTCACTTGCTCAATTTCAGTATTCGAAACGCTCCTTGAATAACCAAAACAAAAACGATTGTCCCAATAATCAAATCAGGTTTATTAGAACTCAAATAATTTACTAAAATTCCTGCTACAATTACTCCTAAGTTGATAATCACGTCATTTGAGGTGAAAATCATACTCGCTTTCATATGTGCTTCTTCTTTACTTTTTGACTTTTGTAAAATGTAAAGACAAATTCCGTTTGCTATAAGAGCAAAAATCGAAACGATAATCATTGTTGAAAAATCGGGAAGTTCCTTGTCTCCGAAAAATCTCCTTAAAACTTCTAAAAATCCAATAATCGCAAGTGTTATTTGAAAATATCCAGCAAGTTTCGCAATTCGTTTTTTCTTTATTAGCGTTCCCCCAACCGCAAACAAACTAATTCCGTACACAAAACTGTCCGCAAGCATATCCAAGCTATCCGCAACGAGTCCTATAGATTTTGAAATCAGTCCTGTTGTCATTTCGATAATGAAAAAGGCGAAATTGATTATAAGTACAGACCAAAGTAGTTTTTTTTGGTTTTGGTTTTTTTTAAAATCCGTTTGGTCAGTTTTTTCCGTTGAAATTTTTTTCCCACCTAAGTTCAGCTCGATAACAGACTTTTCGATTTGGTCAATTTCTCCAGTGTGAAAAACGATCAATTTTCGGTTTACAATATCAAAGTCTAAATTCGCAATACTCGAAATTCCGTCCAATTTCATTCGGATTAGATTTTCCTCTGACGGACAGTCCATTTTGGTAATTTCAAATATCGTTTTTTTCAATCAGTTTCTGGATTTTTAAGCATTAAGCAGTAGAGTAGAGCCTGATTGCTCTTCTCATATTCGCTATACGAATATAATAAAACAATCAACGCCGCCTTCATCTAATACTTCGACAGACCTACCTGCCAAGGCACGACAGGCAGGCTCAGTGCACCGCCATGCTTAGATTTTTCCCTCCCACAGCATACCTCGTTTTTGTCAGGATTTCGTAGTTTTCCATCTATAACCACGCCATCCCTGTGACTCCGGTAGATGGTTACACTTCATACTACTGTCTATCCATGCAACATAACAGGGTTCGAGAACGTCGAAACTCCCCCCAATCTATAGATACACTTATCGAAGCTACTATGAGTTCACACTTGCGTAGTACAGCTTGGTTATTTGGACATGCCAAGCTTTAGCAAAACAGTCACAAATTGAACTGTCGGCAGCTCTTCTAAATGAACAGCAAATTATTAAGGTAGGATTTACAGCTACTGGAAAACCACAACTTCATAGCGCACCAACGATTTTGCTAAACTGCTTTTTAAAGCAGTTTAGGTTGTGCTGGCAAAAGTTTATTAATACTTAACCGTTACATTAAATCCTATACTTACAGCTCCCTTTTTTTGCCAATAATCTTGACTAGTCTTCTTGAAAATTATAGGACTCCCTAAAAACCCTGCGGAGAAAGACAGCCCAAATTCATCCCCTAAATTTTCAATCCACTCCAAAGTGACAAAGAAATCCTCATAGACTACAATGTCATAATCACGAAGATCAACAGTAAGTATACCTTCTTTAATTTGACTGACAATTATGATGTTCTCTTTCAAAAGACTTTTATTGGGTAATCCATTTTTCAAATCATAAAAATTGAGCCTAAACTTAAGAGTATCGTACTCATTTTTGACAATAGAGACATTGAAATCTTCAATGTAAGTTGGGCTTTTCTTAATTTTAATTTTTATGCCGATTTCATTACCTAAATTGTTTGATGAGAATCCACCGCTAATTCTTTTAGAAGTAGTTTTATTTCCAAGAATTTTTTCTTTTAATTTTCTACTTGAAACAACAACCTCTTGTAAATTACTGATTTCTTCTTCCAGTTGAATACTTGGATTATTGAGAATTATAGTTTTAAAATTAGATACTTTAAAGATCAGAGGTTTATAACCGATCGATGAAATTTTCAATGTATCGTTATCGTATTTTTCATTCAGTTCAATTTGAAAGCCTCCTTTATTATTGGAGACTGTTCCAATGCTTTTTCCAACAACCCCTATATTAACATAAGACAGAGTCTCTTTAGAATTCTTATCTACTATACTTCCCTTATATGTTTCTTGAGAATATGATTTCGATGAAATAAGAAGAAGTAGTAATATAATTTTTCGCATGTTTTGATTTATTTTAGGTAACGTTTAGTATATAGTTTGTTGCGTGTTTAAGCAACTAAATTAGTAAAAAAGTCACATATGGAAAATTCCAGCGGAATTTTCGTAAGCAAGCGATGACCAATAATAAATTATATACCGTGTTACCCTTTGTTATTTTTCAACTCGCGAGTTTATAGTGGTTCACAAGCACAGAAGCAGATATTTGTAAGATTCGCTCCAATTCCCTAATCATATCAACAGTCAATCTTTTCTTACGGTTTAAGACTTCTGATACTCGACTTTTCCCGCCGATAATTCCAACTAAATCTTTTTGTCGCATATTCAATTCTTCCATTCGGATTTTTATCGCTTCGATTGGGTCAGGTGCTTCAATTGGATAATGTTCGTTTTCATAATTCTCGATAACCAATGAAAGAATTTCCGCTTCATCGCCTTCTTTTGTGTCAATTGACGCATCGAAAATCACTTCCAAACGTTCTAGAGCATTTCGGTAATCTTTGTCAGATTTAATTGGCTTTACATTCATAATATTATTTTTAAATCGTGTCTGCATTTATTTTGTCATATTCAGCATGTGTGCTGATAAAACGAATAAATGCCCATTGCTTTTCATAATTGAACTTTACAATTAGTCTGTAAGAATTTCCTTTAATATTGAAAACTACTCGACTATATTTTAGAATGCTTGCGTTGATGTAAGTTTGTTTTACATCATTTGGTGAAAACCATTTGGCACTTTTGGTGGTATCATACCAAGTTTTCAAATACTGTTCGGAATCAGCGTGTATTTCCCAATATTCCCGAAGTGTACTTTTTGCAATTATTCGTTTCATCGATTCAATTATAGCACAAATATACAATTAGTTCTCAAATGTTGAACTACTGACGAATATTCTTTTTAATAAAGGCTAACGTGATGTGTGTGGTTAGATTCTGTGTTAGTATGCAACAAAAAACCCATATTTTTTTAAAACGGCTTTAAGCTACTTTCTAAAGGGCAATAGTATTTTACTCTAATTTCTTTTTTTCGTCTATATAAGTTGAATCAGATTGCTTTTTAATTGATTTTAGCATATCCATTTTATTCAATATTTCTAATTGTTGTTTTGAAATCCTTTGCATATTATTGAATCGTATTCTTTTTTCAACTCCGCTTTTAATTAATTCAGAGTTTAGAGATTCAAGATTTGATAATACTGCAAGTTCATTAATACTTGCATAATCTCTCATATTATTTCCTTCTAGAGATAGTTTTGGATTTGACTCTTTCCATTGTTTAGCCGTACAGACAAATAAAGCTACATTTAATAAATCTGCTTCTTCTGCATATTCAATCCATTGTTTTTCAGTTGTATATTTTGATTTTGGAATAATATGATTTTTAACAGCGTCAGTATGTATATGATAATTTACCTTACTTAAAACTCTCTTTACATCCCATTCTAAATTATGTTGATTAGTATCAATTTCTTTTAATCTCTGATACTCTTTTACAATATAAAGTTAAAAAATTGGACTAATCCACATTCCGAAATTATAATCCTTTAATAAGTCTTCGTCAGTTTCCAATTGATGTTTCCAAAGTTGGATATTCTTTTTAGTAATCGGAAAATTAAGTTCTGGACTTTCCCATTGATAAACAATATTACATCATCCCAATCAAAAGACTCTTCTGTGATTAATTTATTTGCATAGTTTTCAAAATCATTTTCTGCGATTTCTCCATTCAGATTTTGGTCGCATTTAGCGATTAAATTAGAGCGTGGTATTTTGATTTCTTGGTTCAATTTTGGTTTTTCTTCAAATGATGCACAACGACCTGGCAAAGAAATCGCAGGGAGTTTAAAATTTTACCCTTTCAGTTTAGTACTTAGACAAGCCAAATATTTTTACAATTATTTTTCTTTCTTCGTTATCAAAATTTTGGTTTGGCGGTTTTCAATCGAAGCTCAAAACTTCCATTTACCACCAAAACCCCTATGTCTTTTAGCCATTGTTAGCGGTTCGTTGTTTATTTGCTTTATAAAAACCAATTTTCATCTTTAGCGATTTGTCCGACTGCCTTAATATTTTTGTTCGCAAATATTCTACATGATCTTTCTGCACAAGAAGCAATTACACGAGGATATTTTTTCGACTCGGTCATTATTGTATTTGCGATTTCTATTGGCAATTCTTTAACTTCATTTAGACGGTGATTATAAAAACGATATGATCTTTCCTCATAATTTGTTAGTGTAGCATAAATTTCCTTTACTTCATTTAAAAGTGTCAAGTCTAGATTGTTTTTCAAATACTTTTCAATTAGGTATGATAATCTAATGTCGCCAATAGCCTTCATTTTTTGAGTAGCACTTGACAAGTTTTTATAAATGAAATTAAGTCTTGATTCTTCGGAGAAACGATGGCTTATAAGATATATAACTTCATTTTCTATTGCGTTTTTGACTAAATATTTTGCAATTTCGTTTGACTGTGAATTACTTAAATTAGATTGTCTTGCTGTCTTTTTCAAACTATCATTTAAAGTCAAAAATTCATCTTTAGACAGTTTATTTATTTGAGTTGAAATATTTGCAATTTGTTGAATAATAGTTTTTGGAGTTGCCCATGTTAGAAGGACAAGAAGTGTGAAAGCTATATCGGTTGAATTTTGTAATTGCAATTCCCAATATTTAATATTTCCTGATTTCATTCTAGCACATCTTACACGTTTACAAAGTGATTTTGAAGAATCTGTTAGAACGGAAAACTCATCATAAGTTTCGTTTTT
It contains:
- a CDS encoding cation transporter, producing MKKTIFEITKMDCPSEENLIRMKLDGISSIANLDFDIVNRKLIVFHTGEIDQIEKSVIELNLGGKKISTEKTDQTDFKKNQNQKKLLWSVLIINFAFFIIEMTTGLISKSIGLVADSLDMLADSFVYGISLFAVGGTLIKKKRIAKLAGYFQITLAIIGFLEVLRRFFGDKELPDFSTMIIVSIFALIANGICLYILQKSKSKEEAHMKASMIFTSNDVIINLGVIVAGILVNYLSSNKPDLIIGTIVFVLVIQGAFRILKLSK
- a CDS encoding helix-turn-helix domain-containing protein, with protein sequence MNVKPIKSDKDYRNALERLEVIFDASIDTKEGDEAEILSLVIENYENEHYPIEAPDPIEAIKIRMEELNMRQKDLVGIIGGKSRVSEVLNRKKRLTVDMIRELERILQISASVLVNHYKLAS
- a CDS encoding S41 family peptidase: MKIFTVILLSIFTLFCNAQKDTDYLTKSEIENDLKILDGILKNQSSYQGLNGFDYRKDFDNYLDQLDGTKITKSGFGLFLSKTIGKIGDRHSYIKGYDLPETLYFPLSFAPFKGKVLVLEYDKANKEYAFWNSEFPYLKSINNIPLDQILPKIIPSEQLAPKSSYSLLAIRDLRDIETVFSILNINFNLPNTLPVTLTNENGIEKVVDIKLVSDENKAYLWDERFHKKNFFLREEQLNDIEIIQQFFTIKDNIGYIQIVDMLSIDDSPVFFEYLNDFMIKAKETDALIIDVRDNGGGTRDLIQELAGYFVDPNSVYVVNATRQRGKLPLNDELKKELHNRFLFSRDELDRREQNTVDKFMTSFEPMYNLDNDKFSEYYYYIFNGQKITKDKYHYDKPICILTNERSFSAASILVSTFKGLPNIKIVGVNTDGSSGNSQRFELPNSELRGKISTMVSFQKNGKILDGIGTAPDIKIERNLDQIFLKEDHQLNRLLEILRME
- a CDS encoding IS66-like element ISPto8 family transposase — its product is MQNALENLTKDQLLSLLQKKGKDVEKAHYKILDLEFQLAQYKRIVHGQKRERFEGDKDQMSLPFEMEPEIAQRQEEEVKEKLTYERRKRKSAHKGRVPLPQHLPVEEIKIYPEGDLSDMVCIGEEITEELEYEPSKYYIKRYIRYKYAPRNKEGVVIGALPERVIEKGIPGAGLLASILVDKYEDHLPLYRQLQRFKRADIPIASSTLEGWTRQSLKILDILYQHLLEDIRSKGYLQADESPIKVIDKKKKGTTHQGYYWVYHCPIDKTVLFDYQSGRSAQAAAHVLSGFKGYLQSDGYSVYDKIGKREGVTHLNCWAHARREFDKARDNDKLKAEIALTFIQKLYKVEAKARENNLNPKERKKLRLDESLGIIDEFGKWMVNQLKDHHILPKSTIGKAMSYSLNRWDQLSAYLYDGVLEIDNNLTENAIRKLALGRKNYLFAGSHDAAQRGAIMYSFFAICKKHEVNPYQWLKYTLENIMSINHKNIKDLYPQNYKKLQNT
- the tnpA gene encoding IS66 family insertion sequence element accessory protein TnpA, with protein sequence MSKHEEMYKLVTEYQSSGLSSKAFSKERGISPSTFSYWIRKKKEEDHPGGFVEVDTGLKSSASAMEFIYPNGVKLQMSSPDLALIARLVKLY
- a CDS encoding carboxypeptidase-like regulatory domain-containing protein; this encodes MRKIILLLLLISSKSYSQETYKGSIVDKNSKETLSYVNIGVVGKSIGTVSNNKGGFQIELNEKYDNDTLKISSIGYKPLIFKVSNFKTIILNNPSIQLEEEISNLQEVVVSSRKLKEKILGNKTTSKRISGGFSSNNLGNEIGIKIKIKKSPTYIEDFNVSIVKNEYDTLKFRLNFYDLKNGLPNKSLLKENIIIVSQIKEGILTVDLRDYDIVVYEDFFVTLEWIENLGDEFGLSFSAGFLGSPIIFKKTSQDYWQKKGAVSIGFNVTVKY
- the tnpB gene encoding IS66 family insertion sequence element accessory protein TnpB (TnpB, as the term is used for proteins encoded by IS66 family insertion elements, is considered an accessory protein, since TnpC, encoded by a neighboring gene, is a DDE family transposase.) codes for the protein MFSLGSSHCYHFYLKPCDMRKSFHGLSGLVRNELNREPTSGDVFVFLNRNRTHLKLLHWERGGFVLYYKRLERGSFTPPAIREGQTSFSWPQLVLMIEGITVKKSVQKLRYSH
- a CDS encoding type II toxin-antitoxin system HigB family toxin; this encodes MKRIIAKSTLREYWEIHADSEQYLKTWYDTTKSAKWFSPNDVKQTYINASILKYSRVVFNIKGNSYRLIVKFNYEKQWAFIRFISTHAEYDKINADTI